From the Ascochyta rabiei chromosome 14, complete sequence genome, one window contains:
- a CDS encoding transport protein particle 22 kDa subunit: protein MMLPTNGQTAVIQSKTPPTPPRLPLVVAHGRPLPPLPSPHHVRVRVLAVGLNPTDHKMVTHFFMQNNTTGCDFCGIIVEAGSESMLGPGLRVCGADFPYRPSNPYNGAFAEYAIADARHLLRIPDSVSDLQAAAIGAIGWGTAALAMSDPTALNLTGLPSKPDARNLPVLVYGGATATGIMAIQMLRRSGYAPIAVCSPQSASFCISLGAIGTASYTSPTCVQDIKALANGQNIKHALDCITDPESTAVCLASLARIGARYACLEAVPDAWLTRRSVAVKVVMGFEGQNFDVDVGHPVYSRKANPALHAVAAKWAAELQPLLDTGHIKTQSIQEIEGRFEGVIKALEMLQDGHIKGKKLVVTISS, encoded by the exons ATGATGCTCCCCACAAACGGCCAGACTGCCGTCATTCAATCCAAAACACCTCCCACTCCACCTCGTCTTCCACTCGTCGTCGCTCATGGCCGCCCTTTGCCGCCTTTGCCCTCACCCCACCACGTCCGTGTGCGCGTCCTGGCAGTTGGCCTTAATCCTACTGACCACAAGATGGTGACCCACTTCTTCATGCAGAACAATACCACCGGGTGTGACTTTTGTGGCATTATCGTGGAAGCCGGATCGGAGTCGATGCTCGGTCCTGGTCTCCGAGTATGCGGCGCTGACTTTCCCTACCGACCTAGCAATCCCTACAACGGTGCATTTGCAGAGTACGCCATAGCTGACGCACGCCATCTGTTGCGCATCCCGGACTCTGTCTCTGACCTCCAGGCCGCTGCCATAGGCGCTATTGGCTGGGGCACCGCTGCCTTAGCCATGTCTGACCCCACCGCTTTGAACCTGACAGGACTGCCCTCGAAACCAGATGCAAGAAATCTCCCCGTCCTGGTTTATGGAGGTGCCACCGCAACGGGCATCATGGCGATTCAGATGTTGAGGCG ATCTGGCTACGCCCCTATCGCAGTTTGCTCACCGCAGTCTGCATCCTTCTGCATTAGTCTCGGCGCCATTGGCACGGCGTCGTACACCTCACCTACATGCGTCCAAGACATCAAGGCACTTGCAAATGGGCAGAACATTAAACATGCCCTTGATTGCATAACTGATCCTGAGTCTACAGCGGTATGCCTGGCCTCTCTCGCACGTATTGGGGCCCGCTATGCCTGCCTTGAAGCCGTGCCTGATGCCTGGCTTACTCGCCGATCAGTCGCGGTCAAGGTCGTGATGGGCTTTGAGGGCCAGAACTTCGACGTGGACGTTGGCCATCCTGTCTACTCGCGCAAGGCAAATCCCGCCTTGCATGCTGTCGCTGCCAAGTGGGCCGCTGAGTTGCAACCGTTACTAGATACCGGACACATCAAGACACAGTCCATCCAGGAGATTGAAGGCCGTTTCGAAGGCGTCATCAAGGCATTGGAAATGCTACAAGACGGACATATCAAAGGCAAAAAGCTAGTCGTGACAATTTCTTCATAG
- a CDS encoding Protochlorophyllide reductase: MPPAKAPSHAKRPEVGSQPMSSMWTQMFPPKPTYTEDHVPDLSGKVYIVTGASSGVGKETARILYAKNAKVYMAVRAGTKASTAMADVRAAAPKSSGTLAILPLDLADLNAVKKAAEEFVSQESSLHGLINNAGVQALEDTNGEARTAQGHEVHMGVNVLAPFLFTRLLRGVLAETARREQPGTVRIVWVSSMGTETIGEKGRGLSADYVDYWPLMSPLERYGLSKAGNWLHGVECAKRYANDGVLSFPINPGHLRSDLYREGGALFKFALRPVLYPPTYGAYVELFAALSPSLSTKDSGAWIVPWGRLYPIRSDLIDATKSEAEGGNGHAKAFWDWSEEQVKAFF; encoded by the exons ATGCCGCCAGCGAAAGCACCAAGCCATGCTAAGAGGCCTGAAGTGGGCTCGCAGCCAATGTCGAGCATGTGGACGCAAATGTTCCCACCAAAGCCGACGTATACGGAGGACCATGTGCCCGATCTTAGTGGAAAG GTATATATTGTCACCGGCGCCAGTTCAGGCGTAGGGAAAGAGACTGCAAGAATACTGTATGCGAAAAATGCCAAGGTGTACATGGCAGTGCGGGCTGGGACGAAGGCATCCACAGCCATGGCAGATGTTCGGGCAGCGGCGCCCAAGTCTTCAGGCACTCTTGCTATTCTACCGCTGGATTTGGCAGACCTGAATGCGGTGAAGAAGGCAGCTGAAGAGTTTGTCTCGCAGGAAAGCAGCCTCCACGGGCTCATCAACAATGCGGGTGTGCAGGCCCTCGAGGACACTAATGGCGAAGCCCGCACAGCGCAGGGTCACGAAGTGCACATGGGAGTCAACGTGCTGGCGCCGTTCCTGTTCACCCGCTTACTCAGAGGGGTACTAGCAGAGACGGCGCGCCGGGAGCAGCCTGGTACCGTGCGCATCGTGTGGGTGTCTTCAATGGGCACCGAGACGATCGGAGAAAAAGGACGTGGGCTTTCTGCTGACTACGTTGACTACTGGCCACTCATGTCGCCGCTCGAACGGTATGGGCTGAGCAAGGCTGGTAATTGGCTGCATGGGGTCGAATGTGCCAAGCGGTATGCAAACGACGGCGTTTTGAGTTTTCCCATCAACCCAGGACACTTGAGGTCAGATCTATATCGGGAAGGCGGAGCGCTATTCAAATTTGCATTGCGGCCTGTGCTGTATCCGCCTACGTATGGAGCTTACGTTGAGCTATTCGCCGCCTTATCGCCTTCGTTAAGCACAAAAGATTCTGGAGCTTGGA TTGTTCCATGGGGTAGGCTGTATCCCATCCGTAGCGATTTGATTGATGCGACCAAAAGTGAAGCTGAGGGAGGCAATGGTCATGCAAAGGCGTTTTGGGATTGGAGCGAGGAGCAGGTCAAGGCGTTCTTTTAG
- a CDS encoding Anucleate primary sterigmata protein B, whose amino-acid sequence MFPSATKILLLAPGVYAAALLGQRGQEVNSSCKAIPGDRAWPSRQVWSQLNDTIDGRLIQTVPQAAVCRPGGYGDISENEAECAALKESWDYPKAFLDNAAEIMNPWYQNTSCSPFYRLEQPCTLGNYVSYAIPVHGPTDIVAAINFTQAHNVRLVIKNTGHDYLGKSTGTGGLSLWTHNLESKEILNYTSSVYTGPAIKVGAGVTGGEALLYASQFGYRLVSGDCPTVGYAGGYSSGGGHSLLNSVHGLAADNVLEWEVVTADGRHLTASPVANEDLYWALSGGGGGNLAVVLSMTAKVHVDSLIGAATLSFNATASPSNGSYVSAINAWWKFLPSLVDAGASPSFNLFAGNFLVHNTTAPGRSAAEMADLYAPYLKQLDALRIPHNFATYAAPSYLQHYNATDGPLPYGPYVASQLFNSRLIPRDLSESPENLTSAMLSSVAFDPIANWQIGCLGVNVNTTHVAHPKNAVVPYWRDAMAICLEFSIYNWTIPEATMVARRQDLAAVIHPAIEAATVGSGAYLNEADPLVYPPGDDEKWQTAFFGTNYERLRDVKRAWDPKSVLYAYASPGSEDWRTDAEGRLCRA is encoded by the exons ATGTTTCCTTCCGCTACCAAGATACTTCTATTAGCGCCTGGGGTTTATGCAGCCGCACTCTTAGGCCAACGAGGACAGGAGGTGAACTCTAGTTGCAAAGCCATTCCTGGTGACCGTGCCTGGCCATCTCGGCAGGTGTGGAGCCAGCTAAACGACACCATCGATGGGCGTTTGATACAAACTGTTCCTCAAGCGGCAGTATGTCGGCCAGGAGGTTATGGCGACATATCAGAGAATGAGGCTGAATGCGCAGCGCTCAAAGAGAGCTGGGACTATCCAAAGGCATT CTTGGATAATGCGGCAGAGATAATGAATCCCTGGTATCAAAACACCTCCTGCAGTCCATTCTATCGCCTCGAACAGCCTTGTACGCTAGGTAATTACGTCAGCTACGCCATTCCCGTTCACGGCCCCACCGACATCGTTGCCGCCATCAACTTTACGCAAGCCCACAATGTACGTTTGGTCATCAAAAACACTGGTCACGATTACCTCGGAAAGTCTACCGGAACGGGCGGTTTGTCGCTCTGGACCCATAATCTGGAATCCAAAGAGATTCTGAACTATACCAGCAGTGTGTATACTGGTCCTGCTATCAAGGTTGGGGCTGGTGTCACTGGTGGGGAAGCTCTTCTCTATGCATCTCAATTCGGATACCGCCTAGTTTCCGGAGATTGCCCGACGGTAGGTTACGCGGGAGGATACTCGTCCGGGGGCGGTCACAGTCTGCTGAATAGTGTGCATGGCCTAGCGGCTGACAACGTCTTGGAGTGGGAAGTCGTCACTGCAGATGGGAGACATCTTACTGCAAGCCCTGTCGCGAACGAGGATCTCTATTGGGCGCTTTCTGGTGGTGGAGGAGGCAATCTTGCCGTGGTTCTGAGCATGACGGCCAAGGTACACGTCGACAGCCTCATCGGCGCCGCGACATTAAGCTTCAACGCTACTGCTAGCCCAAGCAACGGTTCTTACGTCTCCGCAATAAATGCTTGGTGGAAATTCCTCCCCAGCCTCGTCGATGCCGGCGCATCTCCATCCTTCAACCTATTTGCTGGCAACTTCTTGGTCCACAACACCACGGCGCCGGGTAGATCAGCGGCGGAAATGGCCGACTTGTATGCCCCGTACCTGAAGCAACTCGATGCACTGCGGATCCCCCACAACTTCGCCACGTATGCTGCCCCGTCGTATCTCCAGCACTATAATGCAACCGATGGGCCTCTTCCTTATGGCCCATACGTAGCCTCGCAGCTCTTCAACAGTCGGCTCATTCCTCGGGATCTGTCCGAAAGCCCCGAAAATCTCACTTCGGCAATGCTATCGAGTGTCGCATTTGACCCAATCGCAAACTGGCAGATCGGCTGCCTAGGCGTGAACGTCAATACAACGCATGTCGCACATCCAAAAAATGCCGTTGTACCCTACTGGCGCGATGCCATGGCCATTTGCCTAGAGTTCTCCATATACAACTGGACCATCCCTGAAGCTACCATGGTAGCGCGCCGCCAGGATCTTGCCGCTGTCATCCATCCGGCGATCGAGGCAGCAACGGTCGGCTCAGGCGCTTATCTCAATGAAGCAGACCCGCTCGTGTATCCACCGGGTGATGACGAGAAGTGGCAAACTGCCTTTTTCGGTACAAACTATGAGCGACTGAGAGATGTGAAGCGGGCATGGGATCCGAAATCGGTATTATATGCGTATGCTTCGCCTGGGTCTGAAGATTGGCGCACCGACGCAGAGGGCCGTCTATGTAGAGCGTAG